Within the Mumia flava genome, the region TGCCGATCACGACGGTCGCCCACGGCAGGTACTGCTGGAGCGGGACCGCCACCAGGGTCAGCGCGAGCCCGAACGCGCCGAACACGGTCACGAACCCGGCCGTCATCGCGGTCGTCAGCCGCAGTGCGCGCCACGGCCCGCCCGTCCCGGCGAGCAGCAGGCCGAGGTAGCTCGGGAGCAGCGCGAACCCGCAGGGGTTGAACGCCGCGAGGCTCCCGGCGGCCAGCGCGAGCGCGATCTCGTCCACGGGCTACGCGGCGTCGTCGACGAGGGCGGCGATGTCCTCGGCGCTCAGCGGTCCGGACTCCGAGACGGTGGTCCCGTCGGGGGACACGACGACGTACGTCGACTGCGTGGTCACCCCGAAGTGCCGGTAGAGGTCGCCGTCGCGGTCGTCCAGGTGCGTGATCGCGTCGGTGCCGGTGCGGTCGACGAACGACGCCATCGCGTCGGCATCCCGGTCGAGCCCGGCGACGCCGACGATCGCGGCGTCGTCACCGAGGGCGTCGGCTGCTTCGGCGACCGCCGGCCCCTCGCCCTGGCAGGTCGGGCACCACGGCGCCCAGAACCAGAACACCACCGGCGTCCCGGCGTAGGTGGTGCCGTCGACCGCCTCGCCGTCGAGGCTCGTGGCCTCGAAGCGCAGCACCGTCGGCGCCTGGACGGGCTCGTCCTCGGGTGCGGCCTCGGTCGCCGCGGTGTCCGCCGTGCCGGTCGCCGGTGCCGTCGTGGTCGTCGACTCCGTCGCGGACGGACCCGACCCGTCGTCGGTCGTCGTGCCGCAGGCCGACAGGGCGAGCGCCGTCAGCGCTGCGATCGGGATCAGGCGGTGCATGGGTCCAGGCTACGGAGGTTTCGCCCGCTGGACGGTGACGATCCGGTGACGTCCGCCCCGGTATCCTGGGCGACTGGCGCTCAGGCGAGCGACCACCGACGACACGACCGACGACGTGAAGGACTGGCGATGAGCACCCCGAGGCCCGCCTCGGACTGGCCCGAGGACCCGTACCCGGGACGCTGGCCCGACCACTCCTACGTCGTGGGCGAGGACGGTGTCGTCCACGCCGTCGAGGTCGACGCCGCGACCCCGTCGGGCTGGGCGGTGCGTTCTGGTCCCGTCCCCGTCTGTCTCGACGCGTGGCTGCGCGAGCGCGGCCTGCAGGGCCTCGCCGGCCGTACGGCCGTGCTGAGCTTCGGCTCGAACCGCTGCCCCTCGAAGCTGCTCCGTCAGGGCGGCCCCTGGGTCAACCTGGCCTGCGAGACCTCTGGGCTCGCGGCGGTCTGGAGCCACGGCACCCGCGCGTACGACGAGCAGGTCGTCGCGACCCTGGTGGGGGCACAGGACCACGCGGCCCCGTTCTTCGTCTCGCTCTGCACCGACGAGGAGCTCGCCCTGCTGGACGTGGTCGAGGGTCGGGGCACCGGCTACGACCTCGTTCCGATCGACCCGGCGCAGGTCGTGCTGGCCGACGGCTCGTCCCCCGACGCCGTCAGTGCGTACGTGGGGTTGCGGCCGCACCGCTGGCCCGTCGCCGGCGCGGACGGGCATCCGGTCCTGCTCGACGCGATGGACCAGGACGAGATCACCCGGTGGCGCGAGGGCGAGCGGTTGCACTGGGAGCCGGTGGCCGGTTCTCCGTACCTGCCCCTCACAGCCGACGCGTTCGTCTGAGCCGAGGGGCGTGCGGGCCCTCGGGGTGGCGTCCGCGATCGACCGTACGACCGTGTTCTGATGAGGCCATGCGAGCACGGCGTTCGGGGTTCGGGGTCCTCGTCGGGGCCGGCGTGCTGCTGCTCGCCGGCTGCGCCGGTGACGGAGCTGCCTCCGCCGACCCCAGCGCGGATCCCTCCGACGCGCCGACGAGCCAGCCGGCGGACTCGGAGCCGAGGCGCCACGTCGACGCGGCGGCCGACCTGGAGTCCTTCGACTGCGTCCCGGTCGGGGACGGCACGCGGTGGCGGGCGGCCGGCGTGCTGGTGAACAGCGCCGACAAGGCCGACTTCCGGGTCACGGTGCTGGTGGCCCCGCCCGGAGCGACCGGCGTCAAGGCGCGGCGCGTGGTGATCCCGAAGGTCGCGACGGGGGTGGAGACGCCGTTCGAGATCGCTGCGATCCCCGTGAACGGCTCCGACGCCCTGACCTGCCGGGTGCAGGTCACGCGGCTCCGCTGAGGCCCTTCCGCACACCTCGCCCACGCGGGCGGGATGCTGGGTCGCCCCGGGTACGATCGAGCGCGCCCGCGGTCCCCCGCCGCCCGGCCGGCTCGTTCTCGGAGGATCCCCCATGTCGTTCGGACGCCCCACGGCGCCCGGGCTCGACGGCGTGCGCGCTGTCGCCGTCCTGCTCGTCGTCGCCTACCACGTGGCGCCGGCCGCCCTGCCCGGTGGATACGCCGGCGTGGATGTCTTCTTCGTGCTGTCCGGCTTCCTCATCACGACCCTGCTCCTCGCCGAGGCGCAGCGCGAGGGGCGGGTCGACCTGCCGGGGTTCTGGGTTCGGCGGCTCCGGCGCCTGGTCCCGGCCGCGGCGACGTTGGTCATCGCCGTCGCGGCGCTGACGGTGCTCGTCGGACGCGACACGGGCGCGGGTCTGAAGCGTCAGGTGCTCGGCGGGGTGACCTGGACGAGCAACTGGCTCCAGGTCGC harbors:
- a CDS encoding redoxin domain-containing protein, with translation MHRLIPIAALTALALSACGTTTDDGSGPSATESTTTTAPATGTADTAATEAAPEDEPVQAPTVLRFEATSLDGEAVDGTTYAGTPVVFWFWAPWCPTCQGEGPAVAEAADALGDDAAIVGVAGLDRDADAMASFVDRTGTDAITHLDDRDGDLYRHFGVTTQSTYVVVSPDGTTVSESGPLSAEDIAALVDDAA